One genomic window of Pelagicoccus enzymogenes includes the following:
- a CDS encoding TonB-dependent receptor plug domain-containing protein, with the protein MISPTNLRGLVNVPNATDRRQSKLPAVMKLACASSVFAFSPSLFSQSENTGGSEETEVFELSPFVIDAKNDSGYYAESTLSGTRLSSSVNDLASAQSVLTKEFLDDIAATSFEDAMKFAPNTGSDTGGISDDPLGNRGLFFNSYRVRGFRLDEGLTTDFLFSAIPGDVYNVQRISMSRGPNSILFGLGSPGGNSNQVSKRAMFDDRSSIQVRFDSDNSRRGVLDVNRVLIDKKLAIRAATVVEESFTHRKPSGREQYRYYLNAVYKPFEKTTMRALWETGEIDQMNVRPWTTTDYFSLWEEAGQPSVTEPASVATPNPEPGLDRLTNGNYALVIDGIDPMNWRRMGRSQLPDREFRNAQGLASITADSELPLYINPVGGGQSVDIDFSNTAFFFEQKLAKNWHLELVYNKQNVTRNVWNTLGANFDKVFVDPNEVLPNGDPNPNFGEKYVEAVASTRFLVDWGVETMRATTSYEFDLSEQFGNFGERFLGKTRMAGLWEERETQGYRPIFRLHDTSGTFNADPFAGFNRVKHRFYIDPENGVYGAPKFADNYPIVWGAEDMASNYPTPAENGLGLAWMPAQDLPQLHTNERLTSNMIAMQSYFWKDRLIGIFGWRDDTLRLWDGPASEYERVNKFFADISTFDPKERWSEFAADIDGSTRTRGLVFRPHRDVSLYFNDSSSFRPVTAGFVDIRGNRLENESGKGQDYGVRWTMLDGKAHLNINWFETELEGERTGQVSGATGIGIRGRVDSLWTILAEQVAGPNDPDYLAAPYRSQGNWADYADTASEGVEISFTANPTKEWRLHFNLSRQENYRSVFGTQAQAYLDEFIPFWDSNDDWKELVRDPDAADTTTQSTFGEMLQELKDARSRLDSLEGAQDGRRPEWSFNMSTAYRFTDGRLKGFTLGGNARWRDAAVIGYPVGDFGQFLVEQPFMGEDSTNVGVFGRYATKVFNDKASWVIQLNINNVLDDDDLIPFEAVDNGNGEFISRWSLPRGRTFILSNTLTF; encoded by the coding sequence ATGATAAGCCCTACAAACTTGCGCGGACTTGTGAACGTCCCCAACGCGACGGACCGTCGCCAATCAAAGCTGCCTGCTGTAATGAAGCTGGCTTGCGCGAGCTCCGTCTTCGCTTTTTCCCCCAGCCTTTTCTCTCAATCGGAGAATACAGGGGGAAGCGAAGAGACAGAAGTATTCGAGCTATCCCCCTTCGTAATCGACGCTAAGAACGATTCCGGCTACTACGCCGAGAGCACGCTTTCCGGTACTCGCTTGAGCAGTTCGGTGAATGACTTGGCCTCGGCTCAGTCCGTGCTGACCAAAGAGTTCTTGGACGATATCGCTGCCACCAGTTTCGAGGACGCCATGAAGTTCGCGCCCAACACTGGTTCTGATACAGGAGGTATCTCGGACGATCCGTTAGGAAACCGTGGCCTTTTCTTCAACTCGTATCGAGTTCGTGGATTCAGACTCGACGAAGGATTGACCACGGATTTTCTGTTTTCGGCGATTCCAGGTGACGTCTATAACGTGCAGCGCATTTCTATGTCGCGCGGTCCAAACTCCATTCTATTCGGGCTTGGAAGCCCTGGCGGCAATTCGAACCAAGTGAGCAAGCGTGCGATGTTCGACGACCGCTCTTCCATCCAAGTTCGTTTCGACAGTGACAACAGCCGTCGAGGCGTGCTTGACGTGAACCGCGTGCTCATTGACAAGAAGCTTGCCATTCGTGCAGCCACGGTCGTGGAGGAATCTTTCACCCATCGCAAACCAAGTGGGCGAGAGCAGTATCGCTACTACTTGAACGCAGTCTACAAGCCCTTCGAGAAGACAACGATGCGTGCCTTGTGGGAGACCGGTGAGATTGACCAGATGAATGTGCGTCCATGGACCACTACCGACTACTTCTCGCTTTGGGAAGAGGCTGGCCAGCCTTCGGTGACTGAACCTGCGTCTGTGGCGACTCCCAATCCCGAGCCTGGACTAGACCGTTTGACGAATGGCAATTATGCGCTCGTCATAGACGGCATCGATCCGATGAACTGGCGTCGCATGGGGCGCAGCCAATTGCCAGATCGTGAGTTCCGTAATGCGCAAGGGCTCGCTTCTATCACAGCTGACAGTGAGCTGCCTCTTTATATCAATCCTGTTGGAGGAGGCCAGTCGGTGGATATCGACTTCAGCAATACAGCTTTCTTCTTCGAGCAGAAGCTCGCCAAAAACTGGCACCTTGAGCTCGTTTATAACAAGCAGAACGTAACGCGTAATGTATGGAACACGTTGGGAGCGAACTTCGACAAAGTCTTCGTCGATCCGAATGAAGTGCTGCCGAACGGAGATCCGAATCCGAACTTCGGCGAGAAATATGTAGAGGCGGTTGCATCGACCCGGTTCCTAGTGGATTGGGGTGTGGAGACCATGCGCGCTACGACCTCTTACGAGTTCGATCTGTCCGAACAGTTTGGTAACTTCGGCGAGCGTTTCCTTGGCAAGACGCGTATGGCTGGCTTGTGGGAGGAACGCGAAACGCAAGGCTACCGTCCGATCTTCCGATTACACGATACGAGCGGTACCTTTAACGCGGACCCGTTCGCCGGATTTAATCGCGTGAAGCATCGCTTCTACATTGATCCAGAAAATGGCGTCTACGGCGCTCCCAAATTTGCGGATAACTATCCTATCGTGTGGGGCGCGGAAGACATGGCCTCGAACTATCCGACTCCAGCTGAAAACGGCCTCGGGCTCGCTTGGATGCCCGCTCAAGATTTGCCTCAGCTGCACACCAACGAGCGACTCACTTCCAACATGATCGCCATGCAGAGCTATTTCTGGAAAGATCGTTTGATCGGGATCTTCGGCTGGCGTGATGACACGCTCCGTCTGTGGGACGGACCAGCTAGCGAATATGAACGCGTCAACAAGTTCTTCGCAGACATAAGTACCTTCGATCCAAAGGAACGTTGGTCCGAATTCGCTGCTGATATTGACGGCAGCACTCGTACTCGAGGCCTCGTCTTCCGTCCGCATCGCGACGTGTCATTGTATTTCAACGACTCTAGCAGCTTCCGTCCGGTCACGGCAGGATTCGTCGATATTCGTGGAAACCGTTTGGAGAATGAATCCGGTAAAGGTCAGGACTACGGTGTGCGTTGGACCATGCTCGACGGCAAGGCTCACCTGAACATCAACTGGTTCGAGACCGAGCTAGAGGGAGAGCGTACCGGACAGGTGAGCGGCGCCACTGGCATTGGAATACGTGGTCGAGTGGACTCTCTATGGACAATCCTGGCCGAGCAGGTTGCGGGACCGAACGATCCAGACTATCTAGCAGCTCCTTACCGCTCGCAAGGAAACTGGGCCGACTACGCGGATACCGCATCCGAAGGCGTGGAGATAAGCTTCACCGCGAATCCAACTAAAGAGTGGAGACTGCACTTCAATCTCAGCCGTCAAGAGAATTACCGATCTGTATTCGGAACTCAAGCACAGGCCTACCTCGACGAGTTTATCCCATTTTGGGATAGTAACGATGATTGGAAGGAGCTCGTCCGTGATCCGGATGCAGCTGATACCACGACCCAATCCACCTTCGGCGAAATGCTTCAAGAGCTTAAGGACGCTCGTTCCCGTCTCGACTCCTTGGAAGGTGCTCAGGATGGACGTCGCCCCGAGTGGTCCTTCAACATGTCCACCGCGTATCGATTCACGGATGGACGCCTGAAAGGCTTCACGCTAGGAGGTAACGCTCGCTGGCGTGACGCGGCGGTGATCGGTTATCCAGTCGGTGACTTCGGTCAATTCCTAGTGGAGCAGCCTTTTATGGGCGAGGACAGCACCAACGTGGGCGTTTTCGGCCGCTATGCGACGAAGGTGTTCAACGACAAGGCAAGTTGGGTGATCCAGCTGAACATCAACAACGTGCTTGATGATGACGACTTGATCCCGTTCGAAGCGGTGGACAATGGCAATGGCGAGTTTATTTCGCGTTGGTCGCTCCCGCGTGGCAGAACCTTTATCCTGTCAAACACCCTGACTTTCTAA
- a CDS encoding response regulator, with protein MDTEISIVVIEDNEAYSKTLLDTIELSEGMVCIGNYNTAESCLRELEKDKGQKPSILLLDLNLPGQNGLTMLPQLLMASPDTEVIILTQNDDYHLVLEAIRLGASGYLLKGGTIAGIRNTIREVAAGASVIDAQLSRIVLNSLSSGEKSEDNPLSPREMEVLALLAQGYAKKEVADSLGLSYHAVALYVRNIFKKLGTPNIAAAIATAIRRNFI; from the coding sequence ATGGATACTGAAATAAGCATTGTCGTTATAGAGGACAACGAGGCGTACAGTAAAACCCTGCTCGACACTATTGAATTGAGTGAAGGCATGGTATGCATCGGAAATTACAATACGGCCGAGTCCTGCTTGAGGGAACTCGAAAAGGATAAAGGCCAGAAACCGAGCATCCTGTTGCTGGATCTGAACCTTCCGGGGCAAAACGGATTGACCATGCTTCCTCAGCTTCTCATGGCTTCCCCAGATACGGAAGTGATCATTCTGACGCAGAATGACGACTATCACCTCGTTTTGGAAGCGATTCGCCTCGGAGCCAGCGGCTATCTGCTGAAAGGCGGAACCATCGCGGGAATACGCAATACGATTCGTGAGGTCGCGGCAGGAGCCAGCGTGATAGACGCTCAGCTCTCGCGCATTGTCTTGAACAGCCTTAGTTCCGGCGAGAAATCGGAAGACAATCCGCTCAGTCCGAGGGAGATGGAGGTGCTTGCCCTCCTGGCCCAAGGATACGCGAAGAAGGAGGTCGCGGATTCGCTAGGTCTGAGCTACCATGCGGTTGCCCTTTACGTGCGCAACATCTTCAAAAAGCTCGGTACGCCTAACATTGCCGCAGCTATAGCGACCGCGATCCGGCGTAATTTTATCTGA
- a CDS encoding nucleotidyl transferase AbiEii/AbiGii toxin family protein has protein sequence MLFALWDAIPNRPTRDLDLLGFLPSEADALVNAFQVIVQTDVEPDGLAFDPASITASEIREGNTFGGIRMKLIAKLGSARISIQIDVGAGDAVPPEPAAATYPALLDFPAPQLRADPVYTVIAEKLEAAMTLKEANTRMKDFFDLWFLFRRFDLDTPILQEADQGDIRQTANAPSASTRAVLRQTGDRSDQANPVGSFPAPKQFGRGAFQIPASCERAWRKTG, from the coding sequence ATGCTATTCGCCCTGTGGGACGCCATCCCCAATCGCCCGACCCGCGACCTAGACCTGCTCGGTTTTCTGCCAAGCGAGGCGGACGCGCTCGTGAATGCGTTTCAGGTGATCGTCCAAACGGATGTCGAGCCGGACGGACTAGCCTTCGACCCAGCTTCGATCACCGCCAGCGAGATTCGCGAAGGCAACACCTTTGGCGGCATCCGGATGAAGCTCATAGCTAAGCTCGGATCGGCAAGGATCTCGATTCAAATCGATGTCGGGGCGGGAGATGCAGTACCCCCTGAGCCGGCCGCCGCGACCTATCCGGCGCTACTCGACTTCCCCGCTCCGCAACTCAGAGCCGATCCCGTCTACACCGTGATCGCCGAAAAGCTCGAGGCGGCCATGACGCTCAAGGAAGCGAATACTCGGATGAAAGACTTCTTCGACCTTTGGTTCCTATTTCGGCGATTCGATCTCGATACCCCAATCCTGCAAGAAGCCGATCAAGGCGACATTCGCCAGACGGCAAACGCCCCTTCCGCTTCCACCCGAGCCGTTCTCAGACAGACTGGCGACCGATCCGATCAAGCAAACCCAGTGGGCAGCTTTCCTGCGCCGAAACAATTTGGTCGAGGCGCCTTCCAAATTCCGGCTAGTTGTGAACGAGCTTGGCGAAAGACTGGCTAA
- a CDS encoding CHC2 zinc finger domain-containing protein, whose amino-acid sequence MKNTKVITKESIADVKKQAPIVDLIDSDVGLDDVGGYFAGPSPFLPSMSRSLCVNAEAGRFRCVATGKRGDSIDYMRLRFRMGFVEAVEALAERYEIEIHYENEKKALEPIPQFELPMSFVESGYRSRLNRRSA is encoded by the coding sequence ATGAAAAACACAAAAGTCATCACCAAAGAAAGTATAGCAGACGTGAAGAAGCAGGCGCCGATTGTCGACCTTATCGACAGCGACGTTGGCCTCGACGACGTCGGTGGCTATTTTGCCGGACCAAGCCCTTTTCTGCCCTCGATGAGCAGGTCGCTTTGCGTGAACGCGGAAGCCGGCCGTTTTCGCTGCGTCGCTACCGGAAAGCGCGGGGACAGCATCGACTACATGAGGCTTCGCTTCCGCATGGGCTTTGTCGAGGCGGTCGAAGCTCTGGCGGAGCGTTACGAGATCGAAATCCACTACGAAAATGAGAAGAAAGCGCTGGAGCCTATTCCGCAGTTCGAGCTTCCGATGTCGTTCGTCGAGTCGGGCTACCGGTCCAGGTTGAACCGCCGCTCTGCGTAA
- a CDS encoding type IV toxin-antitoxin system AbiEi family antitoxin domain-containing protein: protein MGAHSHINAKIERATEAARRLGLFRAEEFVTAGFPHEYIRRLLKRGTIHQVSRGLYASDSFEGDQNRSLVEATKRFPKGVVCLISALRFHEIGTQSPFQVWLALPSDASQPRTAEELPIRFCKFSTATHNFGVESHHLPGGRIHVFTPAKTVADCFKYRNKFGVDVAVEAMKDGWKQRKFTLADLADAAAICRVRKVVQPYLEMLA from the coding sequence GTGGGTGCACATAGTCACATAAACGCCAAGATCGAACGGGCAACCGAAGCCGCGCGGCGCCTCGGGCTTTTTCGGGCAGAGGAATTCGTAACGGCTGGATTTCCGCATGAATACATCCGCCGCCTCCTCAAGCGGGGAACGATCCATCAGGTGTCCAGGGGACTTTATGCCTCGGACTCCTTCGAGGGCGATCAGAACCGATCGCTCGTCGAAGCCACCAAGCGCTTTCCCAAAGGGGTGGTCTGCCTCATATCCGCTCTCCGCTTTCACGAAATCGGAACGCAATCCCCATTTCAAGTCTGGCTCGCCCTCCCCTCCGACGCGAGCCAACCCCGCACCGCCGAGGAACTGCCTATCCGCTTCTGCAAATTCTCGACAGCAACGCACAACTTCGGGGTCGAGAGCCACCACCTGCCCGGCGGCCGCATTCACGTCTTCACCCCTGCCAAGACTGTCGCCGACTGCTTCAAGTACCGGAACAAGTTCGGCGTCGATGTCGCCGTGGAAGCGATGAAAGACGGCTGGAAGCAGCGGAAATTCACCTTGGCCGACCTAGCTGATGCCGCTGCCATATGCCGCGTGAGAAAGGTCGTACAGCCCTACCTGGAGATGCTCGCATGA
- a CDS encoding DUF5722 domain-containing protein: MSIAANPDGSYDIQTEGLDPWIGSRDLDAIYDPGVVFVLEFEYICVTGLDDLQIFYKTANTGFSPARRALLGPLPASSEFRKYAVEMDVQAPVWDAVYNKFRFDFGRLPGRSITVRNIVLRSLTPEEQAARLPKETVAIELNAGSTSGGLTASVLADGSYRLDTEGNDPWVGSVPVSDSYDPEVSYIIEFEYKTDFAYNQLEVFYGPVNPARRFDAPGFEPSFEWTSYAINTRLFTDGFAENDWRSFRFDFGKQEGDDGAKTVFVRNIRIRKPTEEEKQIELSSDKIRSRELNQALLDFVGNTFENAIDSVSVDSDSVRIEGVVPNNGGDLKLVEVPVESSFYDGGLFDVVATIEPGDSMFDISLPRFVAAEDRYLDRIYSRWAIASGDPEEGLTIVSDPFWASDVSAAAQWNLEEEKAISLKGMDGLTSATFGNFGDLTELGSHSMKINVLLNGVLSLAPTDLVHEFNGKEYYMKRGSVENLDRSVRACYESDQTVGFVLLVPLGIGDEELREVLVHPDASLGLYSMANMATEDGVEHYAAIIDFLAQRYLRPDAANGRVAYWIVHNEVNAHSSWTHAGLKPAALYTDIYQKSMRMVYYTARKYDPTAKVFATFTNDWNEKPGNGKESEFLSTEILAFLNLFSDRQGDFEWGIAWHSYPVGLANPKVWNDATAKTPLSFEAPVISPRNLEVIDAYVRQESVLYNGKKVRTVILSENGMSSNTDKNPNANETTQAAGVAYFWKKANRRLPAIETIHYHRWVDSPSEGGLSFGLWTTGDSGPQSFGEKKEAWYVWKAAGTEDEDTVFDPYLDLIGIEDWSEVHFDMPTEVTPYQVDFKLSGCPTDLDRVWVRFNGERKRPQPDGSLVFFNVASHIEQPYEIEVNGVVVHSDSLAIDSYRSLEFDLQAPYGLVVEGTGIGTNELFWVDASDFEDGYVVETLGDSGEFEVLAVLPADTEEFVHEGVEPGREYSYRVAPTAGGLVACRSEIAGAVASFIVAESGNDDRGRFSLTNNRIRTKFVLTNFADFDIPLEELSLRYWFSPEGAIIDSMKSFGLARRISSEKILTSVVELDADREGSSHYLEIGFGECVGIVPANGGSSPEIYTKVLNLSGRSLDERNDYSWRPSSTLELNANLGVYWNGVLVWGYEPL; this comes from the coding sequence TTGTCGATAGCTGCGAATCCGGATGGCAGCTACGATATTCAGACCGAAGGACTCGACCCATGGATCGGCTCGCGCGATCTTGATGCTATTTATGATCCCGGAGTCGTTTTCGTTCTAGAATTTGAATACATTTGCGTGACGGGGCTAGATGATCTTCAGATCTTCTACAAGACAGCGAATACGGGATTCTCTCCTGCGCGACGAGCGCTTCTTGGCCCGCTTCCGGCTTCCAGCGAGTTTCGGAAGTACGCGGTGGAAATGGATGTGCAGGCACCGGTATGGGATGCTGTGTACAACAAGTTTCGCTTCGATTTTGGGCGCTTGCCCGGGCGATCGATTACGGTCAGGAACATTGTGCTTCGCTCCTTGACACCAGAAGAGCAAGCGGCTCGACTGCCGAAGGAGACGGTGGCGATTGAGTTGAATGCTGGTTCCACAAGCGGGGGACTCACTGCATCCGTTCTCGCCGACGGTAGCTATCGATTGGATACAGAAGGAAACGACCCTTGGGTCGGTAGCGTACCTGTTTCGGACAGCTATGATCCGGAAGTTAGCTATATCATCGAGTTTGAGTACAAGACAGATTTCGCCTACAACCAGCTCGAAGTTTTCTACGGGCCGGTTAACCCTGCACGCCGCTTCGACGCGCCTGGATTTGAACCGAGCTTCGAATGGACGTCCTATGCAATCAACACGCGATTGTTCACGGATGGGTTCGCTGAAAACGATTGGAGGAGCTTTCGCTTCGATTTTGGAAAACAGGAAGGTGATGATGGCGCGAAAACCGTATTTGTAAGGAACATCCGAATACGAAAACCTACCGAAGAAGAGAAGCAGATAGAGCTTTCGAGCGACAAGATTCGCAGTCGCGAGCTCAACCAAGCGCTGCTCGACTTCGTGGGAAATACCTTCGAGAACGCGATTGACTCCGTATCAGTGGACTCTGATTCGGTCAGGATCGAAGGCGTTGTTCCGAATAACGGTGGAGATCTGAAGCTGGTAGAAGTGCCCGTCGAGAGCTCGTTCTACGACGGCGGATTATTTGATGTAGTCGCCACTATCGAGCCAGGCGACAGCATGTTCGACATATCCTTACCGCGGTTTGTTGCTGCTGAGGATCGGTATCTCGATCGTATCTACTCCCGTTGGGCGATCGCTTCCGGTGACCCGGAGGAAGGGTTAACAATCGTCTCTGATCCGTTTTGGGCTAGCGACGTTTCTGCAGCGGCTCAATGGAATTTGGAAGAGGAGAAAGCGATCAGTCTGAAAGGCATGGATGGCTTGACATCCGCTACCTTCGGCAACTTCGGAGATCTGACGGAGCTGGGGTCGCATAGCATGAAAATCAACGTGCTGTTAAACGGAGTGCTTAGTTTAGCTCCGACAGATCTCGTACACGAGTTCAATGGGAAGGAGTATTACATGAAGCGCGGGTCCGTGGAAAATTTGGATCGAAGTGTCCGTGCCTGTTATGAAAGCGATCAGACAGTCGGTTTCGTTCTGTTGGTACCGTTGGGGATTGGAGACGAAGAGCTGCGAGAAGTGTTGGTGCACCCTGATGCGTCGCTCGGTTTGTACTCTATGGCAAACATGGCGACCGAGGACGGGGTAGAGCATTATGCGGCGATCATCGACTTTCTTGCTCAACGTTACTTGAGGCCGGATGCGGCGAATGGACGAGTCGCGTATTGGATTGTTCACAATGAGGTCAATGCCCACAGCTCTTGGACTCACGCTGGTCTGAAGCCGGCTGCACTATATACCGATATATACCAAAAGTCGATGCGGATGGTTTACTACACGGCTCGCAAATATGATCCCACCGCAAAGGTTTTTGCGACTTTCACGAACGATTGGAACGAGAAGCCAGGGAATGGAAAGGAGAGCGAATTCCTCTCCACTGAAATCCTAGCTTTCCTAAACCTGTTCAGCGATCGGCAAGGAGATTTCGAATGGGGGATCGCGTGGCATTCCTATCCAGTCGGCTTGGCCAATCCCAAGGTCTGGAATGACGCGACTGCCAAGACGCCGCTTAGTTTCGAGGCTCCGGTTATTAGCCCGAGGAATTTGGAAGTGATCGATGCCTATGTTCGGCAGGAGTCCGTCCTCTACAACGGGAAGAAAGTGCGTACCGTAATCTTGTCGGAGAACGGAATGAGCTCCAACACCGACAAGAATCCTAACGCCAACGAAACAACACAGGCGGCGGGGGTCGCCTACTTTTGGAAAAAGGCGAACCGGCGGCTTCCGGCGATCGAGACGATTCATTATCACCGTTGGGTGGACAGCCCGAGCGAGGGAGGGTTGTCGTTTGGCCTCTGGACTACGGGTGACTCTGGACCGCAGAGTTTCGGGGAAAAGAAGGAAGCTTGGTATGTTTGGAAAGCGGCCGGTACTGAAGATGAGGATACGGTTTTCGATCCGTATTTGGACCTGATAGGAATCGAGGACTGGAGCGAAGTGCATTTCGATATGCCAACTGAGGTGACTCCCTATCAAGTCGATTTCAAGTTGAGTGGATGCCCGACGGATCTGGACCGCGTTTGGGTTCGCTTTAACGGTGAGCGTAAGCGACCGCAGCCTGACGGTAGTTTGGTCTTTTTCAACGTAGCCTCTCACATCGAACAACCCTACGAAATCGAAGTGAATGGAGTCGTCGTACATTCGGATTCCCTAGCGATCGACTCTTACCGGTCTCTAGAGTTCGATTTGCAAGCGCCTTACGGACTTGTCGTTGAGGGCACTGGGATAGGTACGAACGAGTTGTTTTGGGTCGATGCCAGCGACTTCGAGGATGGATACGTGGTTGAAACGCTCGGCGATTCTGGCGAGTTCGAAGTTCTTGCCGTCTTGCCAGCTGACACTGAGGAGTTTGTTCACGAAGGTGTGGAGCCGGGAAGGGAGTACTCTTATCGTGTCGCTCCAACGGCTGGTGGTCTTGTGGCTTGCCGTTCCGAGATCGCGGGGGCGGTTGCTTCCTTCATCGTAGCTGAAAGCGGAAACGACGACAGAGGTCGCTTTAGTTTAACCAATAACAGGATACGGACTAAGTTCGTTCTCACCAACTTCGCCGATTTCGACATTCCGCTTGAGGAGCTTAGCTTGCGTTATTGGTTCAGCCCCGAAGGGGCCATCATCGACTCTATGAAGAGCTTTGGCCTCGCCCGCCGCATTTCCAGCGAGAAGATCCTCACCTCTGTCGTGGAACTAGATGCCGATCGGGAAGGCTCTAGCCACTACTTGGAGATCGGTTTCGGGGAGTGTGTCGGAATAGTGCCTGCCAATGGTGGGAGCTCCCCTGAAATCTACACCAAGGTGCTGAACTTGAGCGGTCGCTCGTTGGACGAACGAAACGACTACTCTTGGCGTCCTTCGTCCACCTTGGAGCTCAATGCAAATCTTGGCGTATATTGGAATGGCGTGCTGGTATGGGGGTATGAGCCTCTTTAG
- a CDS encoding sensor histidine kinase, whose protein sequence is MPHSPSNTIGLAPAAFWALLIWSFIGLTPLAKGQVELEGTTWAQRLLRSFSSDWNELSSERESLPGELVGLPEVPTAYQGGSGGMFGMWYVDTENKPLKSLSIRVMWDEAEWIDFVSLVPARSAASQGGEWEYGVPESFEIELLDRNGDAIATIAQEEGANRRLVRRGFPFTYSLDAPVKAHGALVRSRGISRRMVAGETRFYLAWAELFAFAGEYNVAEGATVELVEDRPTYETWYWNDQYLVDSQTPLGLPEIPSKNLRHVGWLSQARHSEDDSIFVTLELPEAKQVNGLRLFPARRPAGEVIPGFALPQRFYMSAIDENGKEVRVLDRTSTDASNPGQNPVTYRFPSVRASKFRLECVKIWKRYPHYPAFIAFSEVQLLEGETCLSKGAKVRTSDGETELASVGNLFWSPRGLTNGAGPSGALVARREWLELLQRRNEVETRMRYLELRMGAMEHRWEAVVLYSVSGFGVIALVFLIVLPIRYRRIQKTMLSDLRHRIANDLHDEVGANLSSIAGTSELLEEMTGDSSPKQRELMADIRRTARKTAQETRRLIGFLERRELEGSVEEHLRQAARTMLKGIDYRFEEGEWEAFESWPQRRKWDLLLFFKEVLHNIVKHSAARSVSIEIKDLGKAGLLLRVVDDGKGISGGRMPRHLKERSKRLRALLSISSRKGGGTEVRLTIPRKKQFLWILK, encoded by the coding sequence ATGCCCCACTCTCCATCCAATACGATTGGCCTCGCTCCTGCCGCTTTTTGGGCTTTGCTCATCTGGAGCTTTATTGGCCTAACTCCCTTGGCGAAGGGGCAAGTGGAGCTCGAGGGCACAACTTGGGCCCAGCGCTTGTTGCGAAGTTTTTCCAGCGATTGGAACGAATTGAGTTCGGAACGGGAAAGTTTGCCCGGTGAGCTGGTCGGTCTGCCTGAAGTACCGACTGCCTATCAGGGCGGATCTGGAGGAATGTTTGGTATGTGGTACGTGGATACTGAGAACAAACCTTTGAAGTCTCTCAGTATTCGCGTCATGTGGGACGAGGCAGAGTGGATCGATTTTGTCTCGCTGGTGCCCGCCCGAAGCGCAGCCTCGCAAGGGGGTGAATGGGAGTATGGGGTTCCCGAGTCCTTCGAAATCGAGTTGCTGGACCGAAATGGGGACGCGATTGCAACGATCGCGCAGGAAGAAGGCGCGAATCGCAGGCTAGTGCGGCGCGGATTCCCTTTCACCTATTCACTGGACGCGCCTGTGAAAGCCCATGGAGCATTGGTTCGCAGTCGGGGTATTTCAAGGCGAATGGTAGCCGGTGAAACCCGATTCTATCTAGCCTGGGCGGAGCTGTTTGCTTTTGCGGGAGAATATAATGTTGCTGAAGGGGCAACGGTTGAGTTGGTTGAGGATCGTCCCACCTACGAGACATGGTATTGGAATGATCAATACTTGGTCGACAGTCAGACTCCATTGGGGTTGCCGGAGATCCCATCGAAGAATCTGCGGCATGTGGGGTGGCTCTCTCAGGCTCGCCACAGCGAGGACGACTCGATATTCGTAACTCTGGAGCTGCCGGAGGCGAAGCAAGTGAATGGGCTTAGGCTTTTTCCGGCGCGTCGCCCTGCGGGGGAGGTGATTCCCGGGTTTGCGTTGCCCCAGCGCTTTTATATGTCGGCGATAGACGAGAATGGAAAGGAAGTTCGGGTTTTGGATCGCACGAGCACGGATGCCTCCAACCCTGGGCAAAACCCGGTGACCTATCGTTTCCCGTCGGTGCGCGCTTCGAAATTTCGCTTGGAGTGTGTCAAGATTTGGAAGCGATACCCGCACTATCCAGCCTTTATTGCTTTCAGCGAAGTGCAGTTGCTGGAGGGAGAGACCTGTCTGAGCAAGGGAGCGAAGGTTCGAACCTCGGATGGAGAGACGGAACTCGCTTCGGTAGGCAATTTGTTCTGGAGTCCGAGGGGACTGACCAATGGGGCCGGCCCGAGCGGTGCTTTAGTCGCTCGTCGAGAATGGCTGGAGCTTTTGCAACGACGCAACGAAGTGGAAACCCGCATGCGTTACTTGGAACTGCGCATGGGTGCCATGGAGCATCGCTGGGAAGCTGTTGTCCTGTATTCAGTTAGTGGGTTCGGCGTTATTGCTCTCGTTTTTCTTATTGTGCTGCCTATTCGCTATCGTCGTATCCAAAAAACGATGCTTAGCGATCTCCGCCACCGGATTGCGAACGATTTGCACGACGAAGTGGGGGCGAACTTGAGCAGCATTGCAGGTACCTCCGAGCTTTTGGAGGAAATGACTGGAGACTCGTCTCCCAAGCAACGGGAGTTGATGGCCGACATTCGGCGCACGGCCCGAAAGACGGCGCAGGAAACGCGACGATTGATAGGCTTTCTCGAAAGGCGAGAACTGGAAGGCAGTGTCGAGGAGCACTTGCGGCAGGCTGCCCGGACGATGCTCAAGGGAATCGACTACCGATTCGAGGAGGGAGAATGGGAGGCATTCGAATCTTGGCCGCAGCGGCGCAAGTGGGACCTGCTGTTGTTCTTCAAGGAAGTGCTGCATAACATCGTCAAGCACTCCGCGGCGCGATCGGTAAGTATTGAAATCAAAGACCTCGGCAAGGCCGGCTTGCTCTTGAGGGTGGTGGACGACGGAAAAGGAATTTCCGGAGGGCGAATGCCGCGTCATCTGAAGGAGCGCTCCAAACGCTTGCGGGCGCTGCTTTCTATTTCCAGCCGAAAGGGTGGGGGGACGGAAGTGCGATTGACGATTCCGAGGAAGAAACAATTTTTATGGATACTGAAATAA